Genomic window (Desulfitobacterium chlororespirans DSM 11544):
CCTGACCCTATAATGGATATCAAGATTCAGTTTCGCCAGTTCCTCAGTCGTACGAAGAAAGAGCTGTTCTTCTCTGATATCTCCGGCTAAGTAATAGGTGGTCAGACACCGGGAGTAGGGAGGATAGTAATCTGCCGTTAGGACTGTTATTTCCCCCTGAGGATCAACCTTTCGCAGCCCTTCTGCAGCAAAAAGCCCAGCGGCACTGTTACCGATGATGATATAGTTCATAGAGTTTTTCCTCCCCAAGGCTTATTGATCCAAGCCCAATGCCCGCCGCTTCTTCCGTATATCCTCAATAAGCCCCAGAGCAGCTTTTTGAGGTTCTGTTTCTACATAGAATTTGCCACCGATAACTTCTGCAAGACCTACAGTGAGAAGTTCTGTCACCTGCTTGCTGCCCAGGACAGGAGGTATAACACCCAAATGAGTAGTTATTCCCATGGCCACAGCCCAAGTCCCGATGCTGAGAGCCTTTTCATGCTGGGGTTCAGGAGCGCTGGCTGCCACAGGCAAAGCGGCCGAGTCCACACCGAGATAATTAGCTAGTGCTGTGACTAAATCACCGATGCGGGAATTATCCACACAACTTCCCATGTGCAGCACCGGGGGAAGCGGAGCACCGAGACCGGCTGCCTCGCCGATAGCTCTGAGAACGGCTTTGAGGGTACTCCCGGCATATTGTTCGGTCCCCTCGGAGTTCATCATTCCTGCTTTAGCCAAAGCATGGGCAGAGCAGCCGGTCGCCACGACAAGGACATTGTTCTTCAAAAGTTCTTTGACCATTTCCACATGAAAGATATCCTGAGTCACCTTGACATTATTACAGCCTACTGTAGCTACAACACCAACGATATTGCCGTTAACAATATTATCCACTAATGGCTTTAAAGGTTGATCTGCATCCAGCTTGCCCAAAGCGCCTGCAATGGCTTCTACGCTGAAGCCGGCAATTATTTTTTCCCGATAATCAGGTATATGAACCTTGTTGGGATCCCGGCGGGCATACGCCGCAATGGCCTTCCTAACAATCTCCTGAGCTGCTTCATCGGCTTTTTCCAGAGCAAAAGGAACATGAGTGGCTCCAGGAATCTTCACAATAGGCATGGTGGTGATCAATTCCGTATGATAACAAGAGGAGATTTGGCTCAAGGAGGGCATAATGCATTGGACATCGACGACCATGGCATCCACAGCCCCGGTGACAATAGCCAATTCTTGAGCAAGGTAATTCGTGGCCAAAGGAACTCCTTGACGCATGAGAACTTCATTGCCTGTGCAGCAGATTCCAGCCACCTGGACTCCTTTGGCTCCCACTGCCTCTGCTTCAGGAGAAAGAGTCTTCGCCCACTGGACAATTTTTTCAGAAAGAAGGGGAACATGGCCATGAACGATCAGGTTTACATAATCCTCTTTAAGTACTCCTAAATTGGCTTCGGTCACCACAGGAGCCGGTGTTCCGAATAAAATATCCTGCATATCTGTTGCCAGCTTTAGGCCGGCGTAGCCATCCACCAGTCCCTGTTTAGCCGTCGCTAAAAGAAGGTTTACCGGATCTGCATCCATTCCCATGGTTGTCTGATGCATGGCCTCCCGAATTTCCCGATCCGGATTCCGGGGTATGATCCCTAAAGACTCCCATACCTCGAGACGTTGTTTTGGTGCATGGGCACTCACCCATTTCATAGGCCGATTATGATGGTTTCCCATATCTCCATAGGCTACATGAACCACTTCCAAAGCTAACGCATCAGGCTCTTTACCTTCACTATCTATGCCCAACCCTGAAGCAATGGCTTTCAACTTCCCGACATCTGTTATAGGGTAATCGATCTTACCTTGGGCCGCCATCTCTAGGGCCTCCACCGCATCATAAGCATGATCCACATGAGCTGCAGCCCCGGCGGCTACCTGGCGAAGCAGGTTCCGAGCTACGATCACGTCGGCTGTGGCGCCGCAAATTCCTTTATCCGGTCCTTGCCCAAAGGGATCAATCCGACAAGGTCCCTGAATACAGTGACGGCAACAGAGCCCTAAACTCCCAAATCCGCACTGCGGCTGTTGTTTATCATAGCGCTCCCAAACGGTTTCAATTCCATCCCTATAGGCCTTTTTTAAGAGTTCCTGAGCCGCCGGATCAATGCTGCGTACATTATGCATGGTTACCAACCTCCTCCTTAAGATGGTTCATCCAAGACTTCCGTATTTCGCTCGCATATCCATCCACTTCCACAAATTGCAGGGCCTTAGTCGGACATGCCGGGACACAAGCCGGTTCATAAGCTAACTCCCGACAACGATCGCATTTTACAACCTGATGATCAGGCCCTTCTGTAATAACCCCGAAAGGACAGACCATAACACACATCCAACAACCGACACATTTTTCCGTCTTAACCTGCACCAAACCGGTCGTAGAATCAATCCTCATGGCCCCAGCCATACATGCATAAACACAAGGTGTGTCTGAACATTGCCGGCATTGCAGGGGCATAATCACTTCCCCATCCGTCTCCACAAAGACTCTTTTTTGTGGGCGTTCAGGCTCAAAGATTGCTGCAAACAATTGCTTGGATTGGGAATGAGCCACAGCACAGGCCAATTCACAGCTTTTACAACCCACACAATGCTCTGTGCGTACCAGTAATTGTTTCACGTTATCCCTCCTTACCCAAAAATACACAAGCTAACTCTGACAACTCTATACTATTATAATATTCAGATAATTACCGTCAGCTTGGCGACATAAATTAAAACATATGAATATTTTCTTTATATCGCTTGCGGCAAAGCAGCGAAGCGAATGCAAATGAAAAAGGTACTGAAAACAGTACCCTTTTAAGCCCCTCCATTATGAATATTCATGACTGATCTTCTCCCATAGTCGCTCGGGCAGCAATAGCACCACATATCCCCGGTGCAAAGCCACGATCCCCTGCTGCTCCCAATGGCGTAAGATTTCATTGATCGTCTGGCGTGTACTTCCGCTAAGAGATGCCAGTTCCTCATGGGTAAGGTAAATAGCGTTATCATTCTTACCCTGCATGGTACGCCGAAAAACACGCGCCAGACGGGAGGAGGTCTCACGAAAAGCTAAATCAACAATCAAATCATTGGTTAGGCGAAGAATTTTACCCAGAAGGCGGACCAAATGCCGGGCGAGTTCCGGACATTCATCCATCATAGCTTTAAAGTCAGCCATACTGACATATAGAACTTCTGTTTTTTCGATGGCTGTTGCCAACGCTAAGGAATGTTCGCTATAAACCTCCCCTGCCGAAAGAATCGCAATAGCGAATTCCTTACCATCCTCTGATGTATAGGCAATTTTCACCTTGCCAGAAAGAACAAAGAAAATTACATCTGAACAGGAAGAGGGGAAAACTAATCTTTGCCTCTTTGTGAAGCTCATCCTATTAAAATTTCTTTTCCAGATCTGGAGAAAAGCAGGAGGTAATCCGTGAAAAAAAGCAAATCGATCAAGATCTGGTATTGTTTTAGGGTTGGACATTGCTCCACATCCCTTCTACAGGTGTACCAAAGACATGATTTCATACAAGATTTCTAGAAAATTTTAAAAAGTCCTTTAAATAAAACACCCAAGTTCTACTTTTCATAGAGCTTGGGTAATAAATCCTATTAGCTTAATAACTTAATGATTTGTCTCTTGTACCCCATAAAAGCATCAGATATCCGGAATTCTTCTCCCCGGGGCCGCGGGGTATCAATAATAATCTCATGGGCGATTCTTCCTGGGGGCCCGGTCATAATGTACACCCGGTCGGAAAGCAGGATGGCTTCGTCGATATCATGGGTGATAAATAAAGCCGACATATCGATTCGGCCCATGAGATCCAAATACCAGCGATGCATGGAGCTCTTAGTAATGGCATCCAGGGCGGAAAAAGGTTCGTCAAAGAGCGCCACATCTCGAGAGAACATATAGGTTCTGAGCAAGGCTGCTCTTTGCCGCATCCCTCCGGAAAGCTGGGCAGGGTACTTCTTCTCGGCCCCTTCCAACCCGAACTCCTTGAAATGGCTGAAGGCCTCTTCACGGGCTTGGCTCTTCTTTACTCCCCGAATGAAAAGAGGGAGGGCGACATTGTCCAACACAGTCAAATGAGGCTGCATCAGATCCTTTTGCTGCATATAGCTTACTTTACCGGCCTGACCCGTAATATCCTGAGCGTTGAGAAGCACTCGTCCTGAATCAGGGGTAAGGACACCGGCGATAACATTAAAAAGAGTGCTTTTGCCGATACCGCTTACTCCCAGGAGGCTTACCAGCTCCTTTTCGCCGAGCCTGATATTGATGTCTTTAATCGTTAATTCTCCCGCAAAACCCTTTGAGATATTTTGCGTCTCAAGCTTTATCTTATCCATCTTACTGCGGTAAGTAGGCATTAGTAAAACCTTGTCCTGGCTCAATCTTTTTAGAGATCAATTGATTATCTGCCATCCAAGCATAAAAATTATCCCAACGGGCCTGATCGATGAAGCCCCACCGCTCTGCTTCAGCCTTATACTCCTTGGCTAAATACTTTTGGCTGGCCGTTATAAGCTCCTGGTCCAATTCCGGGGCATGTTTGACCAGAATTTCAGCGGCTTCTTCGGGGTGTGCTATAGCGTATTCATACCCTTTTGCTACAGCAGCTAAAAATGCTTTAGCTGTGTCCTGGTTCTTTTCTAAATACTGGGGACTGGCAGCTATGATCGGGGTATAAAAGTCTAAGACAGGGTCAATATCTTTGAACGCAAAATAATTGGTATCCAGGCCTTTCACCTCTGTTGCCACGCCATCCCATCCATAATACACCCAAATAGCATCCACATCGGTTTTCAGAGCCGAGATCACATCAGTTACTGTATTAGGAATCATTTTGATAGCCTCATATTTACCGCCGTCTTTCTCGATGACTTGTTTAATAATCGCTTTTTCCACAGGAGAATCCCATGTGGCATAGACCTTGTTCTCCATATCCTTCGGTCTGGTAATGTTATCTTCCTTCAAGGAGATAATTCCCGAAGTATTGTGCTGCAAAACAGTCCCTACAGCTACCATATCCAGGGGACTGTCTGAGGTAAGAGCAGCTGCAAGTTCTTCCTGGAAGGTTACACAAAATTCAGCTCTCCCGGCTGCTACCAATGGCAGTGCCCCTCCTTCAGGTGGCTGCACAATATCCACCTCTAAACCTGATTCTTGGAAATAGCCTAATTCTTTAGCCACATAGACACCGGTGTGATTGGTATTTGGTGTCCAGTCCAGGACAAAGGTGATTTTTTTATTTTCTTGTGCACCTTGCTTTTCATTCCCAGTGTTGATCGTATTATTCTGAACACCACACCCCACTAATCCTAAAACCACAAAAACACTCATAAGAATTGCTATGCATCGCTTTTTCATATCTCAACATTCTCCTTAAACACTATTCGGCCCTCAGCCTTCATTTTGCTGTTCCCCGGTCTGTGCCCAGGGCATAGCTTTTCGTTCCAAAAGCTCCACACATTTCATAAGCACTAAGCTCAATATGATGATCAAAAAAATCACCGCGAACATTTTATCAAAAGAATAGGATTTTCTGACCCGGGTCATATACACGCCAAGACCACTGTTTCCTCCCAGCCATTCAGCGATAACTGCGCCGACAATAGAATAGGACACCGAGATGCGTAAACCTGAGAAAAAGCCGGGCAGAGCATTAGGCAGCTTAATATACCGGTAGATCTGCCACTTTTTAGCCCCCATAGCTCGCATGAGATTCATAGCGTCTTGATCCGACGATTTAAATCCGCCTAAAAGAGCAATGGTCATAGGAAAAAAACAGGTCAGCACGACAAGCGTAATCTTTGGTGCCATATCATAGCCCAGCCATAACACTAACAAAGGGGCTATGGCTACCGTAGGAATAGTCTGAGTAATTACCAGGATAGGATGGAAGGCTTTATAAAGAGCATCGAAACGATCCATCAAAAGCGCAATCCAAAAAGCCAAAAGAATACTGAGGATTAATCCTATGAAAGCCTCCGTCAAGGTGATCTGGGCGTGCTTCATAAGCTCAGGAAAAGAACCTGCTAAAGCCCGAATCACATCTCCAGGGGATGGGAGCATGAATTTTGGCACCATTTCAAGAAGAGTAGCCAGATACCAGAAGATAAGCAAGAGCAGAAGTACCGCCGTTGGGTAAAGCTTATTGGTGATGCTTTGTAACCTTTTCATCAATGGTCCAAATCCCGCCTTCCGGCTTATAGCTAATTTTTACATAGGACATGACACTGGGTGCCCCTTCTTCAATGCAGATCAGCTGGCAGCGTTTGACCATTTCCATAAGTTGGTCGTATTCCCCTTCGACGGTCGTTTCAAAAGGACCTACGTAGACATTAAGCCCTGAGGATTTTAAATATTCAATGACTTTGTCCACCACACGGATCACTTCTTGTCCTTCCACAGCCGGTAATACTTGAATAGCTACACTTGCATTAATCATTTCCTTTTCTCCTTCTTTCATCTTCATTTACACTTGAGGAGGGTAATGCATAATAAAAAACCTTCTGCAATCAGAAGGTTTTCCAAAACAATTCAGGACATGTAGCCAGAAGCTCATGTATCCTAAGTCCCTCCGCTAGCATTACCTAGATCAGGTCAATGGGTCGGAAACAATCGTTTCCCTCTCAGCCGTTTTCCAGCTCCCCAATACTATTCTCTTTTTTGCATCATAGCACCTTAATCTTAAGGTGTCAAGAAGGCCAAAGCTCACAATGAGTTATTACCAACGTCGTGTGCTGCCTCCGCCACCGCCGGAACCCCCACCGCCTCCGAAGCCTCCGCCTCCGCCACCGCGGCCACCTCTCATGAGCATGCCAATAATCATGCCGAAGATAAAGCCGTTAAAGTAACGGTGGTCAATATAAAATAGGAAGACGATGCCGAAAAAGGCTAGGATTTTAACCCCAAGAGGCAGGGAAGCAAAGGTATTGGTTCCATCTCCATAATCAGACGAAGTGTACAAAGCCTTCGGAGAGTCAATATCCATCACAACTTGATACTCTTTAGCAACTTCCTGAACAAAGGCTCGATAGCCATTTAAGATGCCTTGGTTATAATCCCCTTCTTGAAAATAGGGAATCATATATTCATCTTGAATTCGGCCGGTTTTAGCATCGGGAAGAGCCCCTTCTAAGCCATAACCCACCTCTATCCTGGCCTCCCCCTCCGTAGGGGATACTAAGATCAGTAACCCGTTGTTTAGCTTTTCATCACCGATCCCCCATTCTCTCAAGATGGCTAGAGCATATTCTTCCGATCCATATCCTTTCAGATCGTTGACTGTAACCACTACAATCTGGGCTTTGGTCTTTCTCTCCAAGTCCGCCGAGCTTTGGATAATAATCCTCTCGGTGCTTGAGTCAAGAACATCGGCTTCATCCAGCACGAAAAAGTCACGGGTAGGCTGCGGGATCGAAGGGGTAGCCGCCTGCAAAGGAAAAGCTAAAGTAAGGAAGAACAGTATCAATCCGGCAAGCCGGAGTTTCCTCTTCATAGGCTTCATTCCCTTCATTTAACCTATTTGATAGTGCCATCTGGACAAGCCGTTACTTGGAAAAATCCACGGTGGGAGCTTCATGAGCACCCGCATCAGCCTTAAAATACTCTCGCTCATCAAAACCAAGAATACCCGCATAAAGCGTGGCCGGGAAACGTTTTATCTTCGTATTATAGGATTGTACCTCATTATTATAGTCCATGCGTGCTGTAGCAATGCGGTTTTCCGTTCCTGCCAATTCATCCTGCAACGCCCGGAAATTAGCATCAGCTTTTAACTGAGGATAACTTTCAGAAATAGCCAGTAATCGGCTCAAAGCACTGCTTAGCGCCGCGTCCGCCTCAGCAGCCTCTCCCACACTGCCTGCCCCGATCAGTCGGGATCTGGCGTCAGCTACATCCGTAAACACTTCACTTTCATGTTCAGCATATCCTTTGACGGTATTGACCAGATTCGGAATGAGATCTGCTCGGCGCTGAAGCTGGTTCTCTACCTGACTCCAGCTGCTGTCCACAGTCTCCGAAAGAGTCACTAAGTTATTATAACCAGACCCCAGGATCATAGCCAGAATGATAATTATCCCCACGGGAATCAGCCACTTTTTCATAACGCTTCCTCCATTCATATTTCTTTCTTACTCTCTATTGTTATACCATTTCTTAAGTTGATTCAGCTTTTCAGATCAAACCTAACCTATAATAGTCCTGGCTGAAAAATACAGAAGCACAATCACACCTAAGATGATGCGGTACCAGCCAAAGATCTTAAAGTCATTCTTTTTGATATATCCCATTAGAAACTTAATGGAGATTACGGATACTATAAAGGCCACTACCATTCCTATTAATAGAATCATCAACTCCGGACCTGTAAAGTTGAAACCAAACTTCAAAAGTTTAAGTGCACTGGCCCCAAACATAACGGGGATAGCGAGAAAAAACGTAAATTCAGCCGCTACGGTTCGAGATACTCCCAGCAAAAGTCCTCCTACAATAGTAGCACCAGAACGGGAAGTTCCCGGGAATATGGCGGCAATCAATTGAAATATTCCGATCATGAACGCTGTGGTGTAAGTAATTTGTGATAAGTGATTGACCCGAGGCCTTTTCCCCTTATTATAATTCTCAATAACAATAAAGAGAATTCCAAATATAATCAGCATAACGGCAACGGTTTGATAGTTATAAAAAAGAGCGTTAAACACGTCGTCCCACAATAGACCGATAACACCGGCCGGAATACAGGACACAATGATTTTGAGCCACATTTCTATGGTTTCCTGCTTGACGGAAACCCCTCTATCGAATGTAAAGGGATTGAGCTTCTTCCAATACAATAGCACAACAGCCAAAATAGCTCCCAACTGAATGACCACGAAAAACATTTCCATAAAGGCCGCGGACATGTTCAGCTTAATAAACTCATCCACCAATATCATATGCCCCGTGCTACTGATGGGCAGCCATTCTGTAATCCCTTCTACAATACCTAATAAAATCGCTTTAAAAATCTCTACTAATGCCATAATTCCTCCTGATTACATTTTCTATAGATTTAATTACATCACGCCCATTATACCAATTCGGTTTCTGAATGGGTAGCCGCATTCCCCCTTCATTCTTCGACACATGTCGCTATCCATATACGTATTATACCTGATTATGTCTAGCCTAACCTTAAGGATTATACTAGTATTTATTAACTTTTTCTTAATTCGCTCATCAAAACCTATGATAAAAGGATTACCTCCCAGAATAGAGTTATATCTATCCTGGGAGGTAATCAGCCAACTGCCCAAAGAAAACTTTTTAAGATTATTCAAGACCAATCATGACTGAACTTGCTTTGATAACGGCAATTGCGTCATCACCTACTTTTAATCCCAAAGATTCTGCTGAACCAGAAGTTATACTCGCTGTAATTGACTGACCATTAATATCCAGAACCACTTCTGTTGACACGGGGCCCTTTTTAACCTCCGTAATTTTGCCTTTTAATTGATTTCTAGCCGATAATCTCATTTAGATAATTCCTCCTTGTTTAATATTTAAATTAGTATGCACACTCGCAATACATTTCAAACAAGATTCCGACTCTATTCACAGATAGTTATGCGCTCTAGTTCACATCTTCCTCTACCTTCTCCAGCCTTTCATCAAGTAGATAAGGGTTTGCCAGGTACTTCTTGACTAATTTAAAGGAATTGGAGTAGTAGAGTCCGTCACAAATCCGCTCGTCCAAAACATAGCCGATCTCACAGCATTTTTTGACCACTACCTGATCCTCTTCAACTACGGGTAATTTTTTGCTCTTCCCTAAGGCGACAAAAATCCCTGTCGTACCAAAATCGTAGAGATGATGGTAGATAAAATCCAGATTGATGGATTTGAGATAGGTAAAGAAAAGAGATGTGTGAAAAGGACTGGCTTCAATAATCTTTTTCGGCAGTAAATTATGCCGATCCATCCACTTTAGCGTCCCTACTAAAAGCTTCACTTGACTATTAGGTAAAGACATAATACGTTGAGCAATAGCATCCACCTCATTGGTAGCTCCTGTCGCACAACCTTCCTCTATAGTCTGATCCACGATTTTGACAATCTCTTCGATGCTTTCCAGACCTGAAAAGAGGAATTTAACTGTTGTCTCTTCACCGTCATCCTTTAAGAGGCGCTTAATGGCCATAGAGATACGGATATCATATCGGGTATAGATTTCATTATTCATGACAAAGCGGTTCAGTTGTGGGCGTTGAGCGAGAACACGCACATAGACTGCAATGAATAGGTGCAAGTAGTTGAGCCTAATCCCTTGATCTTTCTTTTCTTTGATATATTGATCAATTTTATCAACAGCAACGACTTGCTTATAAAAATTTTGAGCATCACTTCGCTTGGTCATAATGTGGGGAATAATCCTTACAAAAGGGCTTAAAGACTTGAGAAGCCTCCCGTCACTTCGTCGCATCCAAATCTCCCCTTTGCTTCTTAATTGAGCTTCCTTTCAATAAATTTCTCTAAGAATCAGATAATCCCTTCTTTCCATATTATTAATGCAAAATTTTTCTATTTATATTTTCAATCAATAAAATCTGTCCGATTAAACCCTTAGGAAAAATCCGTTCTCTACTTTAAGAAAATTTATAATTACTTATGATAGTGAAAAAGAAGTTTGATAGTTTAACTTTTTTATGGGATGATATAAAATAAGGTAAAATAGACAAGCTTAATTGAGGGAGTGATACATATGACAAAAATCTTGGTACCTGTAGACGGCTCACCGAATTCGGACAAAGCCATTCACTATGCTCTCACTCTAGCACGTTGCAAGGACGACCTTCTTATCTTTTTAAACGTTCAACCCAATTATAACACACCCAATATAAAACGCTTTGCCACCCAAGAACAGATTAAGGTAATGCAGGAAGAAACCAGTAAGGAAGTTCTCGATCACTCTCTGGAAATCGCTAAAGATTCCATCGCGCCCATCCGCACGCTCCTACGCACAGGGGACCCTGGTAGGGAAATTTGCAAAGAAGCCCAAGAAAGTGCTGTAGACAGTATTGTTATGGGATACCGGGGACTCGGTGCCGTTAAGAGAGCCATTCTGGGAAGCGTAGCTACCCATGTTCTTCATGAAACAAGCTGCCCTGTGACCATAGTTCCTTAGAGGATGGTGTAATGAATAATAACCCCTGGTTTGCTATCGTTAACCCAGCTTCGGCTAACGGACAAACTCGAAAAATCTGGCCCAAAATTTACAAGCGCCTTCTTGATCAGGGCGTTAATCTTGAATTTGCTTACACCACGGGACCAGGGGATGCCACCAATCTCACTCGGCAGGCCATGCATAGTTATACGCAAATTCTTGCTGTCGGTGGCGATGGCACTCTAAATGAGGTTGTGAACGGATTTTTTGCCGATCAAAAACCTATTAATCCTGAAGCAAGTCTTGCTGTTCTTTCCCATGGAACCGGGGGAGATTTTCTACGCACCCTCGATCAAAAACGAGGGCTCCCCTCTTTGCTGGAAGTTCTTCACCGACAAAAAATTGTCCCCATTGATTGCGGGCTAGTTCAATATCAGGACGCTACGGGTCAGTTGTACACTCGTTATTTTCTCAACGTAGCGGATGTGGGTTTGGGAGGAATGGCGGTTAGCCGAGTTAACCAGCACAGCAAATTCCTCGGTGGAAAACTATCTTTCCTCCTTGGGGGCATCATGACCATTTTGACCTATAAAAATAAAAACATGAAATGTGTCATTGATGGAAAAATCGTGGTCAATGGACCAGCCAACAGTATCTGGATTGGCAATGGACGCTTTGTAGGAGGAGGAATGATGATTGCTCCTCATGCAGAGCTTGACGATGGTCTTTTTGATGTCATTGTTCTCGGTAACCTCTCTATGTTCCAACTCTTGCGCCATTTGCCCAAAATTTATCAAGGCCACCATCTTGAGGTTCCGGATGTTACAGTCCATCGTGGTAAAGAGGTCTCCATTATCTCTAATCCTTCGGCTTACTTGGAGCTGGATGGGGAACATCCCGGATTTACACCCGTCCATTTTTCCCTAATACCACAAGGGATTCGATTATGGACATAACTATGATGGTACACCCCATGGGGTGTGCCATCTTTTATAAATAAACTGAAGAGGTGTTAAAGATGTCGTTATCCATCAACGAAAAAGAAAAGATGATAAAAACTTGTGAAGAAATTATCGCTCGTTGTGATAAACCCTTTGTTTGGGAAGACGATGGGATCTATGAATCAGAGCGAGCCAAAAGCCCCTTTAATCTTTTTTTGCCCCAAGAACAAATAGTTCAGGAACTCAGTGCTCTGTTTGAAACCTTTTGTGGTACTCCCTATATCTACGATCAAGTAAAGGCTGTCTGCCACTTGGAAGCCGAATGGTATGAGTATGGCACTTATGGCCTGGATCGCGACTTCACTCGGGTCTTAAGCCGTTACTCTCTAAAGCCGGAATATGTAGAACCGGTAAAGGCACATTTTACACAGAGGCTCAAAGAGTTGCTTCAAGAGCAGGCCGCCCTTTTAAAAGGTAAGGGGTTCCTTCTCAATAAAGATGGGGTGCATTTTTCTTGCAGGGTGGTTGTTCCCGGGGGTAAAATAAATGCCCAGCAATCCAAAAGAGTAAGCGAAATCTGTACACAGTATGGAAGCGGACATTTTTACCTCACCCAAAGAGAAAATATCGAGATCCCTGGTATTCTATTAGATAACCTGAACGAGGTATCTCAAGCTCTTGCTGAAGTCGGTTTAAGCATCGGTTCTACAGGACCCAGGCCAAGGCCCATAACTACTTGTAAAGGGGCTGTATGCAAATTCAGTCTTTATGACACCGAGGGCTACACCAGTCAACTCAATGAAAAAATTTATAAAGGTTATTATGATGTGACCCTGCCCGGTAAGCTTAGAATCATTACCAGTGGCTGTTTTAATAACTGTTCCATGCCTCACGTGGGCTGCATTGGCGTCATTGGCAAGAAAAAAGACCAAGTCGCCATCAGTCTTGGAGGGATGGCCGCACGCAAGCAATTCTTAGGTCAGGAAATCCAAGGTCTTTATACTTTAGATGAGGCTACCGGGATCATTGAAAAAGCGATTCAATACTACAAGGAGCATGGCAATAAAGGTGAACGCTTTGCTCAAATGATTGAGCGTTTGGGCTTTGAAACTGTAGAGAAAGCCTTAATTGGCTAAGGCGGCCCGTTAATTTCTCCGATAAATTGAAATGTAGGGAATAACCTTGTGTAAGAACACAGGGTCATTCCCTACATTCGTCTTATGTAACTGGAACATTCTAATTACTTTGCCCCGATCATGGTATAATAATGTTAAAGCAAAGGAGGACAAGTCGTATGCAGATTGGACAGAATCTTAAAGATAAGATTATGGCGAAGTTTAGTCATTATCAGGAAGAATCCAAAAAGACCCTCCAAAATATCGACCTTACCCAGGATAAACTCAATGCTGCATTTATGAAAGCAGAAAAACTCAACATCAATACAGGGCCCATCCATAAAGTTTACCAGGATATCCTTATCCTGATTCAAGTTGTCAAAGCCTATATCAGCAAAGATTATCAAGAGATCCCCGCCGGCTCCATTATTGCTATCTTAGCTGCCTTAATCTATTTCTTATCCCCTATTGATATTCTTTTTGATTACATTCCAGGAATTGGCTATGTAGACGACATGTTTGTCCTTGGATTGGTCTTAAAACAAGTGGACTCTGATTTGCAAAAATTTAGTCTGTGGAAGCAAAGCAAAGATCCCGAAGAATCCGTTCTGGAAACCTAAAGAA
Coding sequences:
- a CDS encoding TPM domain-containing protein → MKGMKPMKRKLRLAGLILFFLTLAFPLQAATPSIPQPTRDFFVLDEADVLDSSTERIIIQSSADLERKTKAQIVVVTVNDLKGYGSEEYALAILREWGIGDEKLNNGLLILVSPTEGEARIEVGYGLEGALPDAKTGRIQDEYMIPYFQEGDYNQGILNGYRAFVQEVAKEYQVVMDIDSPKALYTSSDYGDGTNTFASLPLGVKILAFFGIVFLFYIDHRYFNGFIFGMIIGMLMRGGRGGGGGGFGGGGGSGGGGGSTRRW
- a CDS encoding universal stress protein; amino-acid sequence: MTKILVPVDGSPNSDKAIHYALTLARCKDDLLIFLNVQPNYNTPNIKRFATQEQIKVMQEETSKEVLDHSLEIAKDSIAPIRTLLRTGDPGREICKEAQESAVDSIVMGYRGLGAVKRAILGSVATHVLHETSCPVTIVP
- a CDS encoding LemA family protein, with protein sequence MKKWLIPVGIIIILAMILGSGYNNLVTLSETVDSSWSQVENQLQRRADLIPNLVNTVKGYAEHESEVFTDVADARSRLIGAGSVGEAAEADAALSSALSRLLAISESYPQLKADANFRALQDELAGTENRIATARMDYNNEVQSYNTKIKRFPATLYAGILGFDEREYFKADAGAHEAPTVDFSK
- a CDS encoding TOBE domain-containing protein, whose amino-acid sequence is MRLSARNQLKGKITEVKKGPVSTEVVLDINGQSITASITSGSAESLGLKVGDDAIAVIKASSVMIGLE
- a CDS encoding undecaprenyl-diphosphate phosphatase; this translates as MALVEIFKAILLGIVEGITEWLPISSTGHMILVDEFIKLNMSAAFMEMFFVVIQLGAILAVVLLYWKKLNPFTFDRGVSVKQETIEMWLKIIVSCIPAGVIGLLWDDVFNALFYNYQTVAVMLIIFGILFIVIENYNKGKRPRVNHLSQITYTTAFMIGIFQLIAAIFPGTSRSGATIVGGLLLGVSRTVAAEFTFFLAIPVMFGASALKLLKFGFNFTGPELMILLIGMVVAFIVSVISIKFLMGYIKKNDFKIFGWYRIILGVIVLLYFSARTIIG
- a CDS encoding thiamine-binding protein, with amino-acid sequence MINASVAIQVLPAVEGQEVIRVVDKVIEYLKSSGLNVYVGPFETTVEGEYDQLMEMVKRCQLICIEEGAPSVMSYVKISYKPEGGIWTIDEKVTKHHQ
- a CDS encoding diacylglycerol/lipid kinase family protein; the protein is MNNNPWFAIVNPASANGQTRKIWPKIYKRLLDQGVNLEFAYTTGPGDATNLTRQAMHSYTQILAVGGDGTLNEVVNGFFADQKPINPEASLAVLSHGTGGDFLRTLDQKRGLPSLLEVLHRQKIVPIDCGLVQYQDATGQLYTRYFLNVADVGLGGMAVSRVNQHSKFLGGKLSFLLGGIMTILTYKNKNMKCVIDGKIVVNGPANSIWIGNGRFVGGGMMIAPHAELDDGLFDVIVLGNLSMFQLLRHLPKIYQGHHLEVPDVTVHRGKEVSIISNPSAYLELDGEHPGFTPVHFSLIPQGIRLWT
- a CDS encoding 2-oxo acid dehydrogenase subunit E2, which codes for MRRSDGRLLKSLSPFVRIIPHIMTKRSDAQNFYKQVVAVDKIDQYIKEKKDQGIRLNYLHLFIAVYVRVLAQRPQLNRFVMNNEIYTRYDIRISMAIKRLLKDDGEETTVKFLFSGLESIEEIVKIVDQTIEEGCATGATNEVDAIAQRIMSLPNSQVKLLVGTLKWMDRHNLLPKKIIEASPFHTSLFFTYLKSINLDFIYHHLYDFGTTGIFVALGKSKKLPVVEEDQVVVKKCCEIGYVLDERICDGLYYSNSFKLVKKYLANPYLLDERLEKVEEDVN